Proteins from a genomic interval of Sphingobacterium sp. SYP-B4668:
- a CDS encoding sialate O-acetylesterase: MNILKHITLCFALLFAIAQEGLAQLRLPNFFSNHMVLQRNTPINFWGWGGAGGQIQIKVSWSQEAITAKVDPNGQWKVVLPAGKAGGPYQIDVSLNGENQTLQDVLLGDVFLCSGQSNMEWGGNQNLKEIIDELPSANNPNIRLLQVSRAGAGAAQEQLPNSWTVLNAETLKPFSAIGYFIAKEINAKENVPIGVINSSWGGTPAEVWTPSYLINHDPLLLEKSKMQGVSDYRPNQPGVLWNGMISPFVGYNLTAAFWYQGESNVGSWQGYDKLMKTMVNAWRSAWNHDFPFYFVQIAPYTYNNQAPLAAYLREQQAKTALELRNTGMVVVTDLVDNIKDIHPTQKREVALRLSEMALVDIYKHNIKDYKSPIYQSSEVKGNSIEVTFYNLDGNLKANGDVTDLQIAGADKVFHAAKGSVKGNKLIIQSSEVKNPVAVRFGFSEIAMPNLFNSRGLPVSPFRSDNW; the protein is encoded by the coding sequence ATGAATATCCTAAAACATATTACGCTATGTTTCGCCCTGCTATTTGCAATTGCCCAAGAGGGACTTGCACAACTGAGGTTACCAAATTTTTTCTCTAATCATATGGTCTTACAGCGCAATACTCCTATTAATTTTTGGGGTTGGGGAGGTGCTGGAGGACAGATTCAAATTAAAGTCAGTTGGTCACAGGAAGCTATTACTGCAAAAGTCGATCCAAATGGACAATGGAAAGTTGTCTTACCTGCGGGCAAAGCTGGGGGACCTTATCAAATTGATGTAAGCCTGAATGGTGAGAATCAGACATTGCAAGATGTCCTATTGGGTGATGTCTTTCTATGTTCTGGACAGTCCAACATGGAATGGGGTGGCAATCAAAATTTGAAAGAAATTATCGATGAATTACCCTCAGCTAATAATCCAAATATTCGCTTACTGCAAGTTAGTCGTGCAGGAGCAGGAGCCGCGCAAGAACAATTGCCTAACTCTTGGACTGTATTGAATGCCGAAACATTGAAGCCCTTCTCTGCTATTGGATATTTTATAGCCAAGGAAATCAACGCCAAGGAAAATGTTCCCATTGGTGTCATCAACTCAAGTTGGGGGGGGACTCCTGCTGAAGTTTGGACACCTTCTTATTTAATAAATCATGATCCTCTCTTATTGGAGAAGTCTAAAATGCAAGGCGTGTCTGACTACCGCCCCAATCAACCAGGTGTCCTTTGGAATGGTATGATTTCTCCTTTTGTGGGATACAATCTTACGGCAGCATTTTGGTATCAAGGGGAAAGTAACGTAGGCTCATGGCAGGGATACGATAAATTGATGAAGACCATGGTCAATGCATGGCGTTCGGCTTGGAACCATGATTTTCCGTTCTACTTTGTTCAGATCGCTCCTTACACGTATAATAACCAAGCCCCCCTAGCTGCCTATCTACGAGAACAACAAGCTAAAACAGCCTTAGAGCTACGGAATACAGGGATGGTGGTCGTTACTGATTTGGTCGATAATATAAAGGATATACATCCAACGCAAAAAAGGGAAGTGGCCCTACGTCTTTCCGAAATGGCTTTGGTCGACATTTACAAACACAATATCAAAGACTATAAATCACCAATTTACCAATCCAGTGAAGTGAAAGGCAATTCCATTGAGGTCACTTTTTATAATCTAGATGGTAATCTAAAGGCCAATGGCGATGTTACGGATTTACAGATTGCGGGTGCAGATAAAGTCTTTCATGCTGCGAAAGGCAGTGTCAAAGGGAATAAGTTGATTATTCAATCATCAGAGGTGAAAAATCCTGTAGCCGTTCGTTTTGGATTTTCAGAGATTGCTATGCCTAATCTTTTCAATAGTCGTGGTCTTCCTGTTTCTCCGTTTCGATCGGATAATTGGTAG